The Nocardioides zeae genome includes the window CTCGTGCAGCACGGCCCGCAGTGGCGCTACGCCGGGGCCGACGAGGGATACGTGCCGCTCGAGGACCCCCGGGTGCTCACGCCCTGGGTCCAGCTGCGGGCGCCTGGTCCTCCATCGTGTTGACCATGAACTGGGCGGCGTGGGTGACGTACGCCCAGAACTGCGCGTCCTGCTCCTCGGTCAGCTCGACGGAGTCGAGGCCGGCACGGAAGTGCACGAGCCAGCGCTCGGCGGCCGCCGGCGTGACGGCGTACGGCGCGTGCCGCATCCGCAACCGGGGGTGTCCGCGCGTCTCGGAGTAGGTCGACGGGCCACCCCAGTACTGCACCAGGAAGAGGCGGAAGCGCTCCTCGGCCGGGCCGAGGTCCTCCTCGGGGTACATCGGGCGCAGCAGCGGGTCGGTCGCCACACCCTCGTAGAAGCGGTGCACGATCGCCCGGATGGTCGGCTCGCCGCCGATCTCGTCGTAGAAGGTGGTGGTCATCCCCACCATGGTCCCACCCGGGCCGAGCGACGCGGAGCGGCGGGTCTCAGGCGAGCGGCGAGCCGTCGAGCCCGGCGGCGTCGAGGCGCAGCTTGACGCGCTCCCGGAGCACGCGGGCGATCCGCCACTGCTCGAGGGGAGCGGTCTTCACCGTCATGCGCACGGTCAACAGGTCGTGGGTGAGCTCCTGCACGCCCCACACCTCCGGCTCCTCGATGAGCACGTCGCGGTACTCGTCGTCCTCCCACAGGTCGTGGCCGGCGTCGCGGAGCACCTCGATGAAGCGACGCACGTCGGTCGCGTAGGGCAGGGCCACGTCGACGATCGCGCGGGCCCAGTTCTGCGACTTGTTGCCGACCCGCAGGATCTCGCCGTTGCGCACGTACCAGACCGTGCCGTCGGTGTCCCGCAGGCGGGTGATCCGCAGGCCGACCGCCTCGACGGTGCCCGACACGGTGCCGACGTCGACGACGTCGCCCACGCCGATCTGGTCCTCGAAGATCATGAAGATGCCGGTCAGGAAGTCCTTGACCAGGTTCTGCGCGCCGAAGCCGAGCGCGACGCCCACGACGCCGGCGCTGGCGATGAGCGGCGCGACGTTGAAGCCCAGCTCGGCCAGCGCCATGATGATGACGATCGCGCCGATGATGGCGGAGACGATGCTCTTCAGCAGCGACCCCGTCGTGCGGGTGCGCTGGGCGCGGCGTGAGGTGGCCAGCGGGTTGTCGGCGCTGGTGCCCGCCGTGCGGTCGCCCCGGCTCAGCCGACCCATCCCCGAGGGCAGCACGCCGGTGGCGGCCCGCGCGACCATCCGGTCGATGGCCCGGTGCGCCACCCAGCGGGCGACCCCGGCGACGAGGAAGATGCCGATGAGGGCGAGCAGCGCCGACAGCACGGTGCTGGCCAGGTCGGCGACCACCTCGTTCCCGGTCATCTGGAAGGTCACGCGGCAGGCGAGCGTCTGGTCGGGCGCGCACTCGGTGACGTCGGCGATCAGGGGCGTGGTCGCGGACAACATGACTCCCAGTATCGGCGTCACGCCGACCAGCGATATCCTCGGGTCCGTGAACCAGCACCGTGAGCTCCGCCCCGCCCGACAGACCCCGCGCGGGCCCGTCCGCCGCGTCGCCGCGCTCACGCTGGCGACCGCCCTCCTCACCGTGGCCGGGGCGCTCCCGGCCCACGCCGACGTCCCCCTCGGGTGGGACCCCGACCAGCAGCCGGTCGACGGCCTCCACGTCCTGTGGATCGTGCTCGCGATCGTCGGCGGCATCCTGCTCATCGTCGCCGCGGTCTACATCCCCGCGGCCGCCCGTGGCGAGGACATCCGCCCCGGCGCCGCCCGGGCGATCGAGGCGGAGTGGTTCGGCGGCCCCCGCAAGGGTCACGACGAGCTCGCCGCCCCGGACGACGCCGAGTCGCAGGCGGGTGGCGCAAGTGGCCGCTGGTGAGCTGTTCTCCGACGACGACCGCCGGCAGATCGACACGACGATCCGCACGGCGGAGCAGCTCTCCCGGT containing:
- a CDS encoding mechanosensitive ion channel family protein, with amino-acid sequence MLSATTPLIADVTECAPDQTLACRVTFQMTGNEVVADLASTVLSALLALIGIFLVAGVARWVAHRAIDRMVARAATGVLPSGMGRLSRGDRTAGTSADNPLATSRRAQRTRTTGSLLKSIVSAIIGAIVIIMALAELGFNVAPLIASAGVVGVALGFGAQNLVKDFLTGIFMIFEDQIGVGDVVDVGTVSGTVEAVGLRITRLRDTDGTVWYVRNGEILRVGNKSQNWARAIVDVALPYATDVRRFIEVLRDAGHDLWEDDEYRDVLIEEPEVWGVQELTHDLLTVRMTVKTAPLEQWRIARVLRERVKLRLDAAGLDGSPLA
- a CDS encoding globin yields the protein MTTTFYDEIGGEPTIRAIVHRFYEGVATDPLLRPMYPEEDLGPAEERFRLFLVQYWGGPSTYSETRGHPRLRMRHAPYAVTPAAAERWLVHFRAGLDSVELTEEQDAQFWAYVTHAAQFMVNTMEDQAPAAGPRA